One Misgurnus anguillicaudatus chromosome 19, ASM2758022v2, whole genome shotgun sequence genomic region harbors:
- the mfsd13al gene encoding transmembrane protein 180-like, with product MRQFAHPAAFAYSMTTLGAGMMNSIFSFYYVKLFLNKYKISEGAFHQAQVVYMIWNAINDPLFGYLQDNSRIECCSRRRLSILYGAPLYCLTFLLAWFPWRTYEEGDWLSGIHLTVTLCAFDGMLTFVLLAQCALFAEISGDHQNRLRLIKYSQVASLVGSSSVLFSGLITKNMDDFAAFQGFSVLVAVLACGSMLYTGFYSESRFDSESYATTSQGPQKPSLSMSSVVSMTLQILANRDFQLFVIMNFFQVFMVAFCNNFTMIFAEHLIPQDVLPSLAKSFMYGAGFICPQLLVLCSQNLLQRIGYYRLILMTFYVEAGAAIIMLLLGPGSYYFLALFLTGNMVLVQAAFSLFNLPLADIIDSDLQKNKRSTPLSSMVFGTNALFTKPAQSLAPMLVVSILNKYGYSEIKDVGKSIDPSVLQSLQSTMFYLVCVVPLCITALQVLAWKPFSIRDSHTLDPKYIDG from the exons ATGAGACAATTTGCACACCCAGCAGCTTTCGCGTACTCCATGACAACTCTTGGTGCTGGCATGATGAACAGCATTTTTAGTTTCTATTATGTGAAGCTCTTCTTGAATAAGTACAAAATATCAGAGGGAGCTTTCCATCAGGCACAG GTTGTCTACATGATCTGGAACGCAATCAATGACCCCTTGTTTGGTTATTTGCAAGACAACTCACGCATAGAGTGCTGTTCACGTCGGAGGCTCTCAATTTTATATGGAGCCCCCCTGTATTGTCTGACATTTTTGCTAGCATGGTTTCCTTGGAGAACGTATGAGGAGGGTGACTGGCTGAGTGGCATACACCTTACAGTGACCTTATGCGCTTTTGACGGTATGCTTACATTCGTGCTGTTAGCTCAGTGTGCCCTCTTCGCAGAAATCTCAGGAGACCATCAGAACAGGCTGAGACTTATTAAATACAGCCAGGTTGCCTCTCTGGTGGGTTCTTCTAGCGTGCTGTTTAGTGGCCTCATCACCAAGAACATGGACGACTTCGCTGCCTTTCAGGGATTCAGTGTGCTGGTGGCCGTGCTGGCATGCGGTTCTATGTTATACACAGGCTTTTACAGTGAGAGTCGATTTGATAGTGAATCCTATGCGACAACTTCCCAAGGTCCCCAGAAACCATCGCTCTCAATGTCATCTGTTGTCTCCATGACCTTGCAGATACTGGCCAACAGAGATTTCCAGCTCTTTGTAATCATGAACTTTTTCCAGGTATTTATGGTGGCTTTCTGCAATAACTTCACCATGATTTTTGCAGAGCACCTCATACCTCAAGATGTCTTGCCATCACTGGCCAAGAGTTTCATGTATGGAGCTGGATTCATCTGTCCTCAG TTATTAGTGTTGTGCAGCCAGAATCTTCTCCAACGGATTGGCTACTACAGGCTCATTTTGATGACCTTCTACGTGGAAGCAGGAGCTGCTATAATCATGCTACTGTTGGGTCCAGGCAGCTACTATTTCCTTGCATTGTTCCTCACTGGTAACAT GGTCTTGGTTCAAGCGGCCTTCAGTCTTTTCAATTTGCCACTGGCTGACATCATTGATTCTGACCTTCAGAAAAACAAACGCAG TACTCCACTCTCATCTATGGTTTTTGGGACAAATGCACTTTTTACAAAGCCCGCCCAGTCTCTGGCCCCTATGCTGGTTGTGTCCATCCTGAACAAATATGGCTATTCAGAAATCAAAGATGTTGGAAAGTCTATAGACCCAAG TGTTCTTCAGTCTCTTCAAAGCACCATGTTTTACCTGGTATGTGTAGTACCATTGTGCATCACAGCTCTGCAGGTGCTTGCATGGAAGCCATTCTCCATTAGAGACAGTCATACGTTGGACCCTAAGTACATAGATGGATGA
- the LOC129427476 gene encoding uncharacterized protein, with the protein MDPLNQVDVMHLQRSRSSVLDLSVGCRQRPLKTNSTEALDLVKKSSWCGITSGSNNKSINLSESRSDRYITQPCNPNAPDHPEPASQHHGSMASSNDIYSLPLMEIDGLQSMYPPTDCVFADDDCHVETDCMLTPKAKALCRKADSILENGTVEDRIQQNGLDTHTQDTLSSYGESYLNDTLSQTKGSSRLSQDTNAAAYTLRSSRSAVEHTPVETLKSECTDAKERSTCSIEIISSDDDSDIIEVPITNYKCKTPPNRFSKFRGVKVEINHGNQRTASARQKVACNRQRGCSPNNVNNELDRPKFKAHQVASESRSLLSWMESVMIPIIPQDSDQDMDSAFSKLLPSTSNAEYTSILKSPPIGSSSSTSRQPRKSPASKSRKRSKPRPKQKKPRKRLRVSSATNTPKKTRRKPRSSQPTSMFSPQEPEIKLKYVNLKEDKREAKVDGFAPYIHMEFSSCTVVNFSKEDDFATKKEQQQAVSGVIPNTSCLQLGRVSSDDRFQVRHFCCLCGRAANEEGLGDLHGPYHPSGVQPICKDNTSPFSLRRDSEYSDVDSVYSLEDGVPQLIKQTGNLLVTPKRQKKENCVEKVEDSGAYSGRWIHEDCSIWTSAVFLVKGKLYGLEEAIRLAQGMVCSHCHRVGATLGCFFKDCPNKYHFPCTLKSGNGHRFSCTTTVPLYYLTSARKISPMYYFFTCLYNIYQHFYLFYLLITDPLLQFCTDTCDSRSNFLKVFFLFKQMVTFARKTSQ; encoded by the exons ATGGACCCTCTCAACCAGGTTGATGTCATGCACCTTCAGCGATCTCGTTCCTCAGTTTTAGATTTGTCAGTTGGTTGCAGACAGAGGCCTTTAAAGACGAACTCTACAGAGGCTTTGGATCTAGTCAAAAAGTCCAGCTGGTGTGGCATTACTTCAGGGAGCAACAATAAGTCCATTAACTTATCTGAATCTCGGTCAGATAGGTACATTACTCAGCCTTGCAATCCAAATGCACCTGATCACCCCGAACCAGCATCACAACATCATGGGTCAATGGCTTCCTCCAACGACATTTACTCTTTACCTTTAATGGAGATCGATGGACTGCAATCTATGTACCCACCCACAGACTGTGTGTTTGCTGATGATGATTGCCATGTGGAAACGGATTGCATGTTGACGCCAAAAGCCAAAGCACTTTGCAGGAAAGCAGATTCCATTTTGGAAAATGGCACAGTTGAAGATAGGATACAACAAAATGgattagacacacacacacaagacactttaaGCAGTTATGGTGAATCGTATTTAAATGACACACTGTCACAAACTAAGGGCTCATCACGTTTATCTCAGGACACCAATGCCGCTGCATACACACTGCGTTCCAGCAGATCAGCAGTGGAGCATACGCCGGTTGAAACTCTTAAATCTGAATGTACTGACGCTAAAGAACGGTCTACATGCTCAATTGAAATTATTTCTAGTGATGATGACAGTGACATCATTGAGGTGCCGATAACCAATTACAAGTGCAAGACACCTCCAAACCGTTTCTCTAAATTTAGAGGTGTTAAAGTTGAGATAAATCATGGAAATCAAAGGACTGCCTCCGCAAGACAAAAAGTTGCTTGTAATCGTCAAAGGGGCTGCTCTCCCAACAATGTGAACAATGAACTGGATAGACCCAAGTTTAAAGCCCATCAGGTGGCATCAGAATCCAGATCGCTGTTGTCATGGATGGAATCGGTCATGATACCAATCATCCCGCAGGATAGCGATCAAGACATGGACTCAGCTTTTTCCAAACTCCTCCCATCTACCTCGAATGCAGAATACACAAGCATCTTGAAGTCCCCACCGATTGGCTCGTCGTCCTCAACATCCAGACAACCAAGGAAGTCCCCCGCCTCAAAAAGCAGAAAAAGATCCAAACCAAGGCCCAAACAAAAGAAACCACGTAAGCGGTTGAGAGTTTCCTCAGCCACAAATACACCCAAAAAAACACGCAGAAAACCTCGCTCATCACAACCTACATCCATGTTTTCTCCTCAAGAGCCAGAAAtcaaacttaaatatgtgaACCTTAAAGAGGACAAGAGAGAAGCCAAGGTGGACGGCTTTGCCCCCTACATTCACATGGAGTTCTCATCCTGCACAGTTGTCAATTTTAGTAAAGAGGATGATTTTGCAACAAAGAAGGAGCAACAGCAGGCAGTTTCTGGGGTTATTCCAAATACTTCTTGTTTGCAACTGGGACGCGTTAGTTCAGATGACAGATTTCAGGTCAGGCATTTTTGCTGCCTGTGCGGGAGGGCTGCCAATGAGGAAGGTCTTGGGGATTTACATGGACCTTATCACCCCAGTGGAGTTCAGCCCATCTGTAAGGACAACACCAGCCCATTTTCTCTGAGACGAGACTCAGAGTACAGTGACGTAGACTCGGTCTACAGTTTAGAGGATGGTGTACCTCAATTAATCAAACAGACAGGTAATTTGTTGGTTACACCTAAACGGCAAAAGAAAGAGAACTGTGTAGAGAAGGTTGAAGATTCTGGTGCTTATAGTGGACGCTGGATACATGAGGACTGTAGTATTTGGACTTCCGCTGTCTTTTTGGTTAAAGGAAAACTCTATGGATTGGAGGAAGCCATCCGGCTTGCGCAAGGAATG GTGTGCTCACACTGTCACAGAGTTGGTGCCACATTGGGATGTTTCTTCAAAGATTGCCCAAATAAGTACCACTTTCCCTGCACCCTAAAGTCAGGTAATGGTCACCGGTTTTCCTGTACCACCACTGTCcctttgtattatttaacttcAGCCAGAAAAATATCACCAATGTATTACTTTTTTACTTGCCTATATAACATTTAccaacacttttatttattttatttgttgattaCTGACCCTCTTCTTCAGTTTTGTACTGATACGTGTGATAGCCGTTCCAATTTCTTAAaggttttttttctatttaaacaaATGGTGACCTTTGCGAGGAAAACTTCACAATAA